One Ignavibacteria bacterium genomic window, TCGCATGAGCCGGATAACGGGTCGGCCAACACTTCGTTGATCAACACGGTCCCCTTGCTCGGCGGGAACGTGAGCATTACGTCCGACGTGTCGTTCACTGAACGATCGTCCTCGGCGGACGTCACAACGCGTACCAGACGTTCTTCAGGTCCGCCCTTCATTGCAAGATCAGTAAGGGGCACCTTCCATGTCCACGTCATCTCACTGTCGAGCTCTCCGGTCATGGCTCTGATCACTTCACCACCTGTCTGTATCTCGATCGAAACAGAGGGCATAGCACTTCGCCCCACGTTTCGAACATCAACGAGAATGGCATCATCCAACGCCGTGGCTTGAGAACAGTACAGATCGTGTTCGCGCGTTACGCGTGAATTCTGTTGTCCGCATGTTGCACTGTCGCGCGCCAGACTTGCCGACCATGCATCGGCATACGTTACTGTTCCATTACGATCATCGCCAGCTCGTTCAATGGACCTTCCGCGGACATGCCGACGCACATCGTAGCTCATACTGTCGATCAACACCGAATCATCATCACGCACCTCCACTCGGTCCGTGGTGTTGTTCAAGGATGGGAGTGCAACCTCTATCATCACGGCATCGCGCGGCAGCCAGCGCGACTCACGGAGCGCGCTCGCATCGCGTGTGAGGACCACCAAGCCCCTTGCCGGAATTTCCAGGAGATCGACACGAACGCACGTGCGCGTGTCGCAAATGAGATGATCACGAAGAACGAGTGATCGGGAGGTGGTATTCACACACTCAACCCACTCAGGTTCACCGGCCGATGGTGTTGGATGGACCTCGGTGATGATGAGCTGGGCGCTTGAGGTAGCAACCGAGATGATGAGCGAGAGAATGAGCCGGGTCATTCTTCCATGTGTGTTCTAATCGGTCAAGCGTGACATCAACAGCGCTGCGACCTGTTCCAATCCGCGCGCATCATCGTCAGAGAACCGATCAAGGAGGGGGCTATCCAGATCCAACACGCCAATAAGCTCACCGTTCTTGATGAGCGGCACTACGATCTCTGAGCTGCTTTCCGCATCGCAGGCGATATGTCCGGGAAACTCCGCTACATCCGGAACGATCACCGTCCGCCTCTCAGAGGCTGCCCATCCGCACACTCCTCTGCCCATTGCGATGCGAACACATGCCGGCTTGCCGTGGAATGGACCAAGGACAAGCTCTGTACCATCGAAGAGGTAAAATCCGGCCCAGTTGACATCACGCAAAGAATGAAAGAGCATGGAGGCAGTGTTGGCAAGGTTTGCCACGAGGTTTGGCTCTCCTTCCGTGATATGCTCGAGTGATTGAACGATATTCGCATATCGCTCATTGGTTGTTTCGTCAGTATCGTCGGGCAGTTCAAACATGTATGAAACTACACATAACCATCCTCATCATTCTGCTTTCTGTTGCCTCACCGGGTCTGACGGCGCAATACACTGAGCAAACGTATCCGTTCGTGCCGCCCGAGATGCGCAGGATCATAGCGATGGACATGACGTCGGAACTCGAACCAACGGTTGTGGGCGTAGGCGATGGCGTCGTAACGTCCATCCCCGGTTCGGCCTTTACTGACGTAACCTCTACCTATCGAACCAAGATCTTCAATGGTGTAGCCCTTGTGTCGAACACCACCGGCATTGTCTCAACAACAGACAACATCCTTGTTGCGATCGACATCCCATCGCGCTCAGAAGCAAACATCACAGGTTTCCCAGCGAGCGGCACGAACATCGTGCGTTGCGGATCATTCGCCTTTGCCCTGCGCGACGGATATGTCATACGACTGTCGATCACTGGCAACAGCGTCCAGATCGACACCGTAAAAGGCATTGCGAATACAGTGACCATGTTGTCGGCGGCAGACTTCGCACATGCAGTTGCCTACGACTCAACAACACGGACTCTCCAGCTCATTGATGCCTCCTCGAACGCTGTTGTGCTTTCTCGTCAGCTCGATCGCGAGGCAACCTTCCTTCAGGCACTCTCGGATTCGGTGTCACTCGTGTTCGTAATCGATACGATCACGGATCAAGGCGCTGAACAGGTTGTCCGGCCGTTACGTGCCATCTGGCATCATTCCTACAAAGAGCGCGACATCTATGGTCACGATCCACAGCTCTACTCCAGCCTCCTTGCGCGGTTTAGCGCATCACTGCATGGCGGCGGCGCAGTAGTTGTTGCACCCGGCTCGAACAACAAGAGCAAGACAAGCATCTATTACGCAACGGGCGGTCGGATCGATTCCACTCAACGGACGACCATCGGCAACAACCTGACCAATGAGATCCACGCCGGTGTTGCATGGTGGTATCGCAAGGATCTTCAACCCCAATGGCACATGAGCGGGACGCGATTCACCTATGCGCGGTTGGATGCCGACGGAACTATCTCTCAGGATCGGGCGCACTTTGTTCCGCGGCGCTGCCTGGCACAGTATCAGCGCACACTCACGTTGACCGGCAGCGATCTGTTGGTCATCACGACAATGATCGAAGAGACAGACGACAAACGCACTTTACGACCACATCTGTTTGCCTCGGTTGATGGTGGTTTTTCTTGGTCGATGAGACCTATTCCGAAGCTCTTCGACACCTATGCTGTTGCTGTTGGTGGTGAGATCATTGCCTCCGCGGCCGACTCCATTCTTCGCTCTTCGATCTACTCGTCAACGAATAGCGTCATTCACCGCATCGATACGTCTGCTTCGGCCATCGCCTTCAACGGCGACACCATCGTGGTCTGTTCCAAATTCATCCACATAAGCGTTGACGGTGGAACAACGTGGAAGGCTTGGTCATTGGAGGAGTATCAGAGCGGGCATCCGTCTCGTGTGTTCGATCGAACCATCGTCCTCACCACACCGTTCCGATCATGCGTTTCCCATGATCTTGGACGCTCATGGCGAGACTTCTCGTTTGCTACTCGTGAGAAGATCACATCAGCTATGGTGCTGTTGGA contains:
- a CDS encoding GAF domain-containing protein — protein: MFELPDDTDETTNERYANIVQSLEHITEGEPNLVANLANTASMLFHSLRDVNWAGFYLFDGTELVLGPFHGKPACVRIAMGRGVCGWAASERRTVIVPDVAEFPGHIACDAESSSEIVVPLIKNGELIGVLDLDSPLLDRFSDDDARGLEQVAALLMSRLTD
- a CDS encoding lamin tail domain-containing protein translates to MTRLILSLIISVATSSAQLIITEVHPTPSAGEPEWVECVNTTSRSLVLRDHLICDTRTCVRVDLLEIPARGLVVLTRDASALRESRWLPRDAVMIEVALPSLNNTTDRVEVRDDDSVLIDSMSYDVRRHVRGRSIERAGDDRNGTVTYADAWSASLARDSATCGQQNSRVTREHDLYCSQATALDDAILVDVRNVGRSAMPSVSIEIQTGGEVIRAMTGELDSEMTWTWKVPLTDLAMKGGPEERLVRVVTSAEDDRSVNDTSDVMLTFPPSKGTVLINEVLADPLSGSCEYVEVWNGTTDTIDLLGWIIEDASGLRSIATGSCFVLPQEFGVLASDTSIQRRVEAGVWSIVRPATQINSTTDMLVLRTPSGFVVDSMSYTGDRHHALLPSSKGVSLEKLAPPLLSNELLSWTSSGDLSGGTPGRPNSMSQAPGLDGRMSAVPSPFSSDPGRRNSTTVISWTQPFLQAIARVGIRRPDGMFVTDLLNAEFISREGGVVWNGTDAMGQRLSPGPYVVVLECVDAASSAVYRDRCLVIIGE
- a CDS encoding T9SS type A sorting domain-containing protein; amino-acid sequence: MKLHITILIILLSVASPGLTAQYTEQTYPFVPPEMRRIIAMDMTSELEPTVVGVGDGVVTSIPGSAFTDVTSTYRTKIFNGVALVSNTTGIVSTTDNILVAIDIPSRSEANITGFPASGTNIVRCGSFAFALRDGYVIRLSITGNSVQIDTVKGIANTVTMLSAADFAHAVAYDSTTRTLQLIDASSNAVVLSRQLDREATFLQALSDSVSLVFVIDTITDQGAEQVVRPLRAIWHHSYKERDIYGHDPQLYSSLLARFSASLHGGGAVVVAPGSNNKSKTSIYYATGGRIDSTQRTTIGNNLTNEIHAGVAWWYRKDLQPQWHMSGTRFTYARLDADGTISQDRAHFVPRRCLAQYQRTLTLTGSDLLVITTMIEETDDKRTLRPHLFASVDGGFSWSMRPIPKLFDTYAVAVGGEIIASAADSILRSSIYSSTNSVIHRIDTSASAIAFNGDTIVVCSKFIHISVDGGTTWKAWSLEEYQSGHPSRVFDRTIVLTTPFRSCVSHDLGRSWRDFSFATREKITSAMVLLDSTVYGAWSLPPSGVVSRDDGKSYGMPLAGDLINFRNDNAFFGTSTGMRGFEAGRGSIGPTVFTLDPYAYRGSVNFNRPFTESLPPVYNNVDNAYFMMRDRIKRITQVTPSSVQDEHHSFAPYPNPASTFITIPDGEATFSTLMGTVIFVVDANASRSIDVSTWLSGTYLLETKNGYSRKAVPVVIVH